In Paenibacillus sp. G2S3, a single window of DNA contains:
- a CDS encoding glycoside hydrolase family 3 N-terminal domain-containing protein, with protein sequence MSREVAAEGIVMLQNPEYKPAGSQVNENEQVLPIKKSENVSVFGRIQAHYYKSGTGSGGAVRVDYVNGILEGLRNNPSLKLNEDLAKVYADWIKKNPFNNGGGGWAAEPWSQAEMPLTDEIVDAAKAKTDTAVVIIGRTAGEDKDNTDVKGAYKLTDLEVDMLNRVYAKFDRVAIVLNVANVIDMSWAKNYPKAAILYTWQGGMEGGSAVADVLTGDVTPSGKLSDTIAATLADYPSTAHFGSKTENSYSEDIYVGYRYFETFAPDKVLYPFGYGLSYTNFKITTDNVKAGENEVAVTVTVQNTGKVEGKEVVQIYYGAPQGKLGKPAKELAAFAKTRLLQPGESQSITITYDTKDMASYDDSGITGHDSSYVLEAGDYNIYVGNSVSDSEKQGVYSLNALKVVETLQEALAPTKEFDRIKPGQPNENGTFTTVTEKVPTRTTDLDERIKQNLPASIAQTGDKGYTLLDVYNQKVTMDQFIAQLSNNDLGAIILGEGMSSPKVTAGTAAAFGGVTKNLLKFGLPIDSAADGPSGIRMETNAEKATSIPNGTMLACTWNTELNERLFDLLGKEMLINNIDTLLGPGINIHRSPLNGRNFEYFSEDPLLTGIMAAAQTRGLQKNGTSPTIKHFAANNQETDRHLVNALVSERALREIYLKGYEMAVKSGKARSVMTSYGPVNGTWASSNYDLNTTILRGEWGFDGIVMTDWWAKMSEDQGFYATTNRYDETNGKAMVRAQNDLYMVIPNDYAETHKNRNNSTFNTMTSLANGSLTLGELQRSAKNITSFLMKSPAFARTAKIDYVVNYTPGRDWFRVNTDKSGDPQLSDITVGGKKIKIFNPLKLDYKAFGETTETSSYPEVKATAIAGVDVSIRQADKDRPAAVITASAGGEKRIYKVIFSSEEGLEPIFENPTYAYLKNISIDGKPLEGFAQTRFSYDVGLSNGATLPEVTFETNDGVKATANVDLINKRVTIKCISSDQANSYVIQFGTTPQSDEFDSTNLSNFWTINKETATNTENNKNWSLSTALGNLRIIAERGDFWSDHADLKNYFQQEAFGNWEATVKINMSKAPNQNYNGVGITASQDNNNYIWVKYEYSSGKIIGMTKETGGTEPVTIGQLSASQLTSIFGEKKELYLRLKKIGNSYSGYVSADGKEYISLGSTTANYANPKFGLLASNGSQNLTDPFVVDFDYVRINSDVALAVKKIGKNTKLKVAETEFASITPIITPVSSNDVDGGLCYTNTSKGEAISYKVNVEKEGMYKVTSRIRSSQSDVAQMSFGIYDGDKLLGTFDLTTTKGVWKTFRIPDIQLSAGEHTLRIVFESAGIDLNWLTFQLKQDNVDTSVLDADIKAAQNIDMNAYTAYKKLKFNAVLDEVKAVLAEPINDEVVAEAIASLKAAITDLSISSMPINIAPKETLKIENGIRIYPYNAPWIYATNTQFRFESGTDAMSYVNSNDLVYFGQVDLTNLVEVRVQYAREGGSSPSFKFYTEADNTGKPVKRATTQGKAYADAYSGGGTFELGNEFASISFAQKAGAAWGNYGMASTKQTSGNSYIDHYLTAETFLDRTKVTGKQNVYMIFNGLNANLQYVELIYADPIEVTFDQNYLDAPAPTKVTAFKGEAISTLPRVPEREGYIFAGWFDNKEGTGNALTVDTVMNISTVYYAKWTEDTHAKEIISIVQPQLLSVPFGTVAGELNLPATVEATLGNKRVIHLPVQWDSKDFNGGKAGIYTLAGSFELPEGVLNSTHQTVSITVVVLPEGTKPIQITKVEKLEGKNVEFGTAFDKLELPSSATVTLDTYEQKELVVKWSPVGYNGNVEGSYVLNGVIVLEEGMVNPNDLKASITIQVRPEVIRVAEIVTVQDLESKSVPFGTPFNGLKLPSSVIATLNNGETKAISIDWNSDGYNGDKQGAFILKGALVPVEGISNPKDLKASITIEVLPEVITIPEITEVQALASKSVAYGTGFDALELPASVSVTLNTGMNKVVSVQWNKEGYNGNKEGTYTIKGELILPEGIANPLGLKVQISVIVKPYSGGTGGDGNQPSTPTPTNPAVPSVPSIPGEVVKPGEQQPQPPKTDGKTKTPELIRQELKNKFKDATLIPSWAESAIAALVERNIIGGRTDGSFDPSGKVNRAEFVAMVVKSFNFSMGENQKQFTDVLKDAWYKNYVEIGTSNQLINGIGNGMFAPNSSISRQDLCVILFNALKKLNVELPQPTNHDFPDDASIAGYAKEAVYAFKDLGIVNGGSGGKMDPTASASRAEAAVIINNVLDYYASVTSSKVK encoded by the coding sequence GTGTCCAGAGAAGTGGCCGCTGAAGGTATTGTGATGCTGCAAAATCCGGAGTATAAACCAGCAGGATCACAAGTAAATGAGAATGAACAAGTGCTTCCTATCAAGAAGAGTGAAAATGTATCGGTATTTGGCCGCATACAAGCGCATTATTACAAGTCAGGCACAGGATCTGGCGGTGCGGTAAGGGTAGATTATGTGAATGGGATTCTGGAAGGTCTTCGGAACAATCCCAGTCTCAAGTTAAATGAAGATCTGGCGAAGGTTTATGCCGACTGGATCAAAAAGAATCCTTTCAACAATGGCGGTGGTGGCTGGGCAGCAGAGCCGTGGTCACAGGCAGAAATGCCTTTAACCGATGAAATTGTGGATGCAGCAAAAGCAAAAACGGATACAGCTGTGGTCATCATCGGTAGAACAGCCGGTGAAGATAAGGATAATACGGACGTCAAGGGTGCCTATAAGCTGACAGACCTTGAAGTAGACATGCTTAACCGGGTCTATGCCAAATTCGACCGTGTGGCCATCGTATTGAACGTAGCCAACGTTATCGATATGTCATGGGCTAAAAACTATCCCAAAGCTGCTATTTTGTACACATGGCAAGGGGGGATGGAAGGCGGTAGCGCTGTAGCCGACGTACTGACCGGAGACGTTACGCCAAGCGGTAAATTGAGCGACACGATTGCAGCTACACTTGCTGACTATCCTTCTACTGCACATTTTGGCAGCAAAACTGAGAATTCTTATAGTGAGGATATTTATGTAGGCTACCGCTATTTTGAGACCTTTGCTCCGGATAAGGTGCTCTATCCATTTGGGTACGGACTGTCCTATACCAATTTCAAGATCACGACTGATAATGTCAAAGCTGGTGAGAATGAGGTTGCAGTGACTGTAACTGTTCAGAATACTGGTAAGGTGGAAGGCAAAGAAGTTGTACAGATTTATTACGGTGCACCACAAGGTAAACTTGGCAAGCCGGCCAAGGAGCTTGCTGCTTTTGCTAAGACCCGGCTGTTACAGCCTGGGGAATCACAGTCGATCACCATCACGTATGACACCAAAGATATGGCCTCATATGATGATAGTGGAATTACAGGTCATGATTCATCTTATGTCCTAGAAGCTGGTGACTATAATATTTACGTAGGCAACAGTGTAAGTGACAGCGAAAAGCAAGGAGTATACAGCCTTAATGCTTTGAAGGTTGTAGAAACCCTGCAGGAAGCGCTCGCGCCAACTAAGGAATTTGATCGTATCAAACCAGGACAACCGAATGAAAATGGTACTTTTACGACCGTCACTGAAAAGGTACCGACACGGACTACCGACTTGGATGAAAGAATCAAGCAAAATCTCCCTGCGTCCATTGCACAAACTGGGGACAAGGGTTATACCTTATTGGATGTATACAATCAAAAAGTGACTATGGATCAGTTCATTGCACAATTGTCCAATAACGATTTGGGGGCCATTATTTTAGGGGAAGGAATGTCTAGCCCTAAAGTTACTGCCGGTACCGCTGCGGCTTTTGGTGGTGTCACTAAAAATCTGCTGAAATTCGGACTCCCTATCGACAGTGCTGCCGACGGTCCTTCAGGAATCCGGATGGAGACCAATGCAGAGAAGGCGACCAGTATCCCGAACGGGACGATGCTTGCCTGTACGTGGAACACCGAGCTGAATGAAAGATTGTTTGATCTTCTCGGTAAAGAAATGCTGATTAACAATATCGACACGCTGCTTGGACCGGGAATCAATATCCACAGAAGTCCCCTGAACGGAAGAAACTTTGAGTATTTTTCAGAGGATCCGTTACTGACAGGCATCATGGCTGCTGCGCAGACAAGAGGTCTTCAGAAGAACGGTACATCGCCTACTATTAAGCATTTCGCAGCGAACAATCAGGAAACGGATAGACATCTTGTGAATGCACTTGTCTCTGAAAGAGCGCTTCGCGAGATTTATTTGAAAGGTTATGAAATGGCAGTGAAGAGTGGAAAGGCGCGCTCAGTGATGACGTCCTATGGTCCGGTAAACGGAACTTGGGCTTCCAGTAACTATGATCTGAATACGACCATCCTCCGCGGAGAGTGGGGCTTTGACGGGATTGTCATGACAGACTGGTGGGCGAAGATGAGTGAGGATCAGGGCTTCTATGCCACTACCAATCGTTATGATGAAACCAACGGCAAAGCCATGGTCCGTGCCCAAAATGACCTTTACATGGTAATTCCGAACGATTATGCAGAAACGCATAAGAATCGGAATAACAGTACCTTTAATACGATGACATCGCTTGCTAACGGCAGTCTGACCTTGGGAGAATTGCAGCGTTCTGCCAAGAATATTACGAGCTTTTTGATGAAATCTCCAGCCTTTGCAAGAACGGCAAAGATTGATTATGTGGTCAATTATACGCCGGGAAGAGATTGGTTCCGGGTGAATACGGACAAATCAGGAGATCCACAGCTCTCTGATATTACGGTTGGCGGCAAAAAGATTAAAATATTTAATCCATTGAAACTCGACTATAAAGCCTTTGGTGAAACGACTGAAACTAGCAGCTATCCTGAAGTCAAAGCTACGGCGATAGCTGGTGTAGACGTAAGTATACGACAAGCGGATAAAGATAGACCGGCTGCTGTAATTACTGCTTCGGCCGGAGGAGAGAAACGGATCTACAAGGTTATTTTCTCTTCGGAGGAAGGTTTGGAACCTATTTTTGAGAATCCGACCTATGCTTATTTAAAGAATATCTCTATTGATGGTAAGCCGCTTGAGGGGTTTGCACAGACTAGGTTCAGTTATGATGTAGGTCTCAGTAACGGGGCTACTTTGCCTGAAGTTACGTTTGAAACGAATGATGGTGTAAAAGCGACGGCCAACGTAGATCTCATCAATAAAAGAGTGACGATCAAATGTATCAGCTCCGATCAGGCGAATTCCTATGTGATACAGTTTGGTACGACACCACAGAGTGATGAGTTCGATAGTACAAATCTAAGCAACTTCTGGACGATTAATAAAGAGACTGCTACCAATACAGAAAACAACAAAAATTGGTCTTTGAGCACCGCTCTCGGCAATTTGAGAATCATCGCTGAAAGAGGTGACTTCTGGAGTGATCATGCAGATTTGAAGAACTATTTCCAGCAGGAGGCCTTCGGCAACTGGGAAGCAACAGTGAAAATTAATATGAGCAAAGCGCCAAATCAAAATTATAACGGCGTCGGCATCACGGCTTCACAGGATAACAATAACTATATCTGGGTGAAGTATGAATACAGTAGCGGCAAGATCATCGGTATGACCAAAGAAACCGGAGGTACGGAGCCTGTTACCATCGGACAACTGTCTGCCAGTCAGCTCACCAGTATTTTTGGAGAAAAGAAAGAGCTGTATTTACGTTTGAAAAAAATAGGCAATAGCTATTCCGGTTATGTCAGCGCTGACGGCAAGGAATATATTTCACTTGGCAGTACAACTGCGAATTATGCCAATCCGAAGTTTGGATTACTTGCATCTAATGGAAGTCAGAATCTCACAGATCCATTTGTTGTTGATTTTGATTATGTCAGAATCAACAGTGATGTAGCTTTGGCAGTAAAGAAGATTGGGAAAAATACTAAATTGAAGGTAGCTGAGACGGAATTTGCCTCCATTACTCCGATAATCACGCCAGTAAGCAGTAATGATGTAGACGGCGGATTATGCTACACCAACACAAGTAAGGGAGAAGCCATCTCCTATAAGGTAAATGTAGAGAAAGAAGGCATGTACAAAGTCACATCACGAATTCGCTCTAGCCAATCGGATGTCGCCCAAATGTCCTTTGGCATCTATGATGGCGATAAGCTACTGGGTACCTTCGACCTCACCACGACTAAAGGGGTATGGAAAACCTTCAGAATCCCTGATATTCAGCTGTCGGCGGGTGAGCATACCCTTAGAATTGTATTTGAGAGTGCTGGTATTGACCTGAACTGGCTAACCTTCCAGCTGAAGCAGGACAATGTAGACACATCGGTGTTAGATGCGGATATCAAGGCTGCTCAAAATATCGATATGAATGCATACACAGCTTACAAAAAGCTCAAATTCAACGCTGTGCTGGATGAGGTTAAGGCTGTTCTTGCTGAGCCGATTAACGACGAGGTTGTTGCAGAAGCCATAGCTTCCTTAAAAGCGGCTATAACAGATTTGAGCATATCGTCTATGCCAATCAATATTGCTCCGAAAGAAACGCTGAAAATAGAGAATGGTATTAGAATTTACCCTTATAATGCACCGTGGATTTATGCAACGAATACCCAGTTCAGATTCGAAAGTGGTACGGACGCCATGAGCTATGTCAATTCTAATGACCTTGTTTATTTTGGTCAGGTTGACTTGACTAATCTTGTGGAAGTAAGAGTGCAATATGCCCGTGAAGGCGGATCGTCTCCATCTTTTAAATTCTATACAGAGGCTGACAATACGGGTAAACCAGTCAAACGAGCTACTACACAAGGAAAAGCATATGCTGATGCTTACAGTGGCGGGGGTACTTTCGAACTCGGTAATGAATTTGCAAGCATTAGTTTTGCTCAGAAGGCAGGCGCTGCTTGGGGGAATTATGGAATGGCAAGCACCAAGCAAACATCTGGAAATTCTTACATTGATCATTATTTGACAGCGGAAACCTTCCTAGACAGAACCAAAGTGACTGGAAAACAAAATGTGTATATGATTTTTAACGGATTAAATGCAAATTTACAATATGTTGAACTCATTTATGCTGATCCGATTGAAGTCACCTTCGATCAGAATTATCTGGACGCACCGGCGCCTACTAAGGTAACCGCATTTAAAGGTGAAGCAATAAGCACCTTACCTCGGGTACCGGAACGTGAAGGCTACATTTTTGCTGGCTGGTTTGATAATAAAGAAGGGACCGGTAATGCATTAACAGTAGACACGGTAATGAACATAAGCACGGTGTATTATGCCAAATGGACAGAAGATACCCATGCTAAAGAAATTATATCGATTGTTCAGCCGCAGCTGCTGAGTGTGCCGTTCGGAACTGTTGCAGGAGAATTGAATTTACCAGCTACAGTGGAAGCTACATTGGGCAACAAAAGGGTAATTCACTTGCCTGTACAATGGGATAGTAAAGATTTCAACGGTGGAAAAGCGGGGATTTATACGCTGGCAGGTAGCTTTGAGCTTCCTGAGGGTGTGTTGAATAGTACCCATCAAACTGTTTCTATTACAGTGGTTGTACTGCCAGAAGGTACTAAACCTATCCAGATTACTAAGGTTGAGAAGCTGGAGGGCAAAAATGTTGAATTTGGCACCGCTTTTGATAAGTTGGAATTGCCGTCTTCAGCTACAGTAACGCTTGATACGTATGAGCAGAAGGAACTTGTTGTTAAATGGAGCCCTGTGGGTTATAACGGCAATGTAGAAGGATCTTACGTACTGAACGGTGTTATAGTCCTTGAAGAAGGAATGGTTAACCCGAATGATCTGAAAGCCTCCATCACCATTCAGGTAAGGCCGGAAGTGATTCGTGTCGCTGAGATTGTCACAGTGCAGGATTTGGAAAGTAAGAGTGTTCCATTCGGCACTCCATTTAATGGATTGAAGCTACCATCATCTGTAATAGCTACTTTGAACAACGGTGAGACAAAGGCGATATCCATCGATTGGAATAGTGACGGTTACAATGGCGATAAGCAAGGGGCTTTTATCCTGAAAGGAGCGCTAGTACCTGTGGAAGGTATCAGCAATCCAAAGGATCTAAAGGCATCCATTACGATCGAAGTGCTGCCAGAGGTTATTACGATACCGGAAATCACGGAAGTGCAAGCGCTAGCAAGTAAGAGCGTTGCTTATGGCACTGGTTTTGACGCGCTGGAGCTACCAGCTTCAGTATCAGTAACCCTGAATACCGGGATGAATAAGGTCGTTTCTGTTCAGTGGAACAAGGAAGGCTATAACGGTAATAAGGAAGGAACGTACACCATCAAGGGGGAGCTGATCTTGCCGGAGGGTATAGCTAATCCGCTTGGCCTGAAGGTGCAGATCTCTGTGATCGTTAAACCTTACAGCGGCGGAACAGGTGGAGATGGCAATCAACCAAGCACACCAACACCGACTAACCCAGCAGTACCTTCAGTACCATCCATTCCTGGAGAAGTCGTAAAACCTGGAGAACAGCAGCCTCAGCCTCCAAAAACAGATGGAAAAACGAAGACACCGGAGCTAATCAGACAAGAGCTTAAGAATAAGTTTAAAGATGCTACTCTAATTCCTAGCTGGGCAGAATCAGCGATTGCAGCGCTGGTGGAGAGAAATATTATCGGCGGACGCACAGACGGAAGCTTTGATCCAAGTGGGAAGGTAAACCGTGCCGAGTTTGTTGCCATGGTAGTAAAAAGCTTCAACTTCAGCATGGGCGAGAATCAAAAGCAGTTTACTGACGTTCTGAAAGATGCTTGGTATAAAAACTATGTTGAGATTGGGACTTCTAATCAACTGATCAATGGTATCGGTAATGGCATGTTTGCTCCTAATAGCAGCATTAGCCGTCAGGACCTGTGTGTAATTCTATTCAATGCATTGAAGAAACTGAATGTTGAATTGCCGCAACCGACTAACCATGACTTCCCAGATGATGCTTCTATTGCGGGTTATGCTAAAGAAGCGGTCTATGCCTTCAAAGATCTTGGTATTGTAAATGGAGGCAGCGGTGGAAAAATGGATCCGACAGCTTCGGCCTCAAGAGCTGAAGCAGCTGTGATCATCAACAATGTACTGGATTACTATGCTAGCGTAACAAGCTCTAAAGTGAAATAA
- a CDS encoding ABC transporter substrate-binding protein, which yields MFKSTRTYLFLVFILVVMLLLAACGQAVEHTTSSVDGTESAVSSSNSNDSSSEVDMVTYQASNGDIQVPRHPKRIVDLTSFDTGYFLALGIKPVGVMNGVLNSPYFEGMLEGVQGLGDEPSLEHILELNPDLIVAFSGMEGLDKLAEIAPVVAIQYGAKTIRDQMLDFGTLTGKEVEAKAWVEQWNKKINELKPKVLAAVGDKTVSILNPFSGGLFVFGHSYGRGGEIIYNEFGLKAPPEAQKEAIDSGTGWATISLEKLPQFAGDIVFTCPWAGDTSDPKIVYDNPLWKHLPAVKAGNVFQLDPTADTYSDPVTLEAQLNYITESLLSAK from the coding sequence TTGTTTAAATCAACAAGAACTTATCTGTTCCTTGTGTTTATTTTGGTTGTTATGTTACTTCTCGCAGCTTGCGGACAAGCAGTTGAGCATACCACCTCCTCAGTAGATGGGACAGAGAGTGCTGTATCTTCATCAAATAGCAATGACTCATCCAGCGAAGTGGACATGGTTACATATCAAGCAAGTAACGGAGATATTCAAGTACCCAGACATCCGAAACGGATTGTCGATTTAACCTCCTTCGACACTGGATACTTCTTGGCGTTAGGTATCAAACCGGTTGGTGTTATGAATGGTGTCTTAAACAGTCCCTACTTTGAAGGAATGCTGGAAGGCGTTCAAGGCCTTGGGGATGAACCATCTCTTGAACACATTTTAGAGCTGAACCCTGATCTTATTGTTGCATTCTCCGGAATGGAAGGACTCGACAAGCTGGCCGAAATAGCGCCAGTAGTAGCCATTCAATACGGTGCAAAAACTATCAGAGATCAAATGCTTGATTTCGGTACATTAACGGGGAAAGAAGTCGAAGCTAAAGCTTGGGTGGAACAATGGAACAAAAAAATCAACGAATTGAAGCCTAAGGTGTTAGCAGCTGTAGGTGACAAAACCGTTTCTATCCTAAATCCGTTTTCCGGTGGACTATTCGTATTCGGTCACAGCTACGGGCGCGGTGGAGAAATTATTTATAATGAATTTGGTCTGAAAGCACCTCCTGAAGCGCAGAAAGAAGCTATAGACAGCGGCACTGGTTGGGCAACAATCTCCCTTGAGAAGCTACCTCAATTTGCTGGCGATATTGTATTCACATGCCCATGGGCTGGCGATACGAGCGATCCGAAAATTGTCTATGACAACCCCTTATGGAAGCACCTTCCTGCCGTAAAAGCAGGCAACGTATTCCAACTGGACCCAACCGCTGATACATATAGCGATCCCGTTACGCTTGAAGCGCAGTTAAATTACATTACTGAGAGTCTTTTATCTGCAAAATAA
- the gpmA gene encoding 2,3-diphosphoglycerate-dependent phosphoglycerate mutase, whose protein sequence is MYEIVLIRHGESQYNVQNLFTGWSDPDLTEKGIQEAKAAGKLLKDAGYTFDLAFASVLKRSIKTLNYVLDEMDLLWIPVQKSWKLNERHYGALQGLSKSETAIKYGEEQLHLWRRSLSVRPPLLELNDPRYARNDIRYSSVRPEDIPRGESLEDTVHRVGDFWRNRIVPLVRKKERVLISAHGNTLRALIKFMEDIDEAALLELNIPTGVPLVYKLDENINPISRFYLGDPEQVAAKALDVAKQGHV, encoded by the coding sequence ATGTACGAAATCGTGCTTATACGTCATGGTGAAAGCCAGTACAATGTGCAGAATTTATTTACGGGCTGGAGTGACCCAGATTTAACCGAGAAGGGTATCCAAGAGGCCAAGGCTGCTGGCAAGCTGTTGAAGGATGCAGGATATACGTTTGATTTGGCTTTTGCTTCGGTACTTAAACGATCGATCAAAACACTCAATTATGTTCTAGATGAAATGGATCTGCTGTGGATTCCTGTGCAAAAGTCCTGGAAACTGAACGAACGGCATTATGGCGCACTTCAGGGACTTAGCAAAAGTGAAACGGCCATAAAGTACGGTGAAGAACAGCTGCATCTCTGGCGTCGGAGTTTATCGGTTCGGCCTCCACTGCTGGAGCTTAATGATCCTCGGTATGCCAGAAACGATATTCGCTACAGCAGTGTTCGTCCGGAGGATATCCCGCGTGGTGAGAGTCTGGAGGATACTGTTCATCGTGTGGGTGATTTCTGGAGAAACCGCATTGTCCCCCTTGTACGTAAAAAGGAACGGGTGCTCATTTCAGCCCATGGCAATACGCTGCGAGCGTTGATTAAATTTATGGAGGATATTGATGAGGCGGCACTGCTGGAGCTCAATATTCCTACAGGAGTACCCTTAGTGTACAAACTGGATGAGAACATTAATCCAATTAGCCGCTTTTATTTAGGAGATCCGGAACAGGTTGCCGCCAAGGCGCTTGATGTTGCTAAGCAGGGTCATGTGTAA
- a CDS encoding AraC family transcriptional regulator — translation MLHASPSSFVILPALAKIVCEPSWKWQKREKSLQNYDLFYVWSGEGTVIRNGEPFQVGKGSCFLFRPGDHTSATHNPQKPLVLTYIHFDVTGEVTDIPLPYRVLAETVEFEHLLARYVRLFLVDTFAAEEEGQLVLKQLMIHLLREDRVKPVERYASNHLTEIIHEIANYVSQHPGISHRVEDLAARAGLSPRYFSIKFKELTGSSVQSYVIRARIERAQHLLLYAGMNVTEVADALGYRDIFFFSRQFKQYTGKSPSEIR, via the coding sequence ATGCTGCACGCATCGCCGTCCTCTTTTGTTATATTACCTGCCTTGGCGAAGATTGTGTGCGAACCAAGCTGGAAATGGCAAAAAAGAGAGAAGTCGCTGCAAAATTATGATTTATTCTATGTATGGAGCGGGGAAGGAACGGTTATACGTAACGGGGAACCCTTCCAAGTGGGCAAGGGAAGCTGCTTCTTGTTCCGTCCGGGTGACCATACAAGTGCTACTCATAATCCGCAAAAGCCGCTTGTTCTTACATATATTCATTTTGATGTCACCGGAGAGGTGACGGATATTCCGCTGCCCTATCGCGTACTTGCAGAGACGGTTGAATTTGAGCATTTGCTTGCTCGTTACGTCCGGCTATTCCTAGTGGATACGTTCGCGGCTGAGGAAGAAGGGCAGCTTGTTCTAAAGCAACTAATGATTCATCTGCTTAGGGAGGACCGTGTGAAGCCTGTAGAACGTTATGCCAGCAACCATTTAACAGAGATAATTCACGAAATAGCGAACTATGTAAGCCAGCATCCCGGGATTTCGCATCGCGTAGAGGATCTTGCTGCACGTGCAGGGCTGTCGCCGCGGTATTTTTCAATTAAGTTTAAGGAGCTTACAGGCTCTTCCGTTCAATCTTATGTCATTCGAGCGAGGATTGAGCGTGCTCAGCATTTGCTGCTTTACGCGGGAATGAATGTTACTGAAGTAGCGGATGCGCTTGGATACCGTGACATTTTCTTTTTCAGCCGCCAGTTTAAGCAGTATACCGGAAAAAGTCCATCTGAGATCCGCTGA